The following proteins are encoded in a genomic region of Brachypodium distachyon strain Bd21 chromosome 1, Brachypodium_distachyon_v3.0, whole genome shotgun sequence:
- the LOC100821638 gene encoding protein PHOTOPERIOD-INDEPENDENT EARLY FLOWERING 1 isoform X4 — MASKGARSKLDHETRARRKKALEAPREPRKPKVHWDHVLGEMVWLAKEFESERKWKLSMAKKIAQRANMGIVDQATKDEKKQKEGEYRLRKVALNISKDVKKFWTKIEKLVLYKNQLEVEERKKKALDKQLDFLLGQTERYSTMLAENLVDVPHLQTQENGPLQTNLPSQEEVAEPSQTNQPSLEEVADPLQTNQPFHEEVAEENTNALMHDDLDKMEIDDDYNSSLNEEPEDDEHTIDEDEAQITEAERNEELAALQAEADLPLDDILKLYAKTKVSRESSPDSKDTFSKSDLKNLMKDPSNQANGCNHESGGTSSDEGNSSEEVDDSYSYTEFVKKNHGKSNGSISSVGEQGDKDYVAADEGKDDEATLSEEEELAKGDSPDPLDEIKLLQKESEIPLEELLARYQMDGYADGVTTELENSPTHYNEEVNTDMSLDGQSVDILKLNNDMLENHEITDMLERKLVSGNALQPEIVPESSVQGCSVKEDELTDAKVANEETGDSVIDDAAAAARSAQPTGNTFSTTSVRTKFPFLLKHSLREYQHIGLDWLVAMYEKRLNGILADEMGLGKTIMTISLLAHLACEKGIWGPHLIVVPTSVMLNWETEFLKWCPAFKILTYFGSAKERKQKRQGWMKPNFFHVCITTYRLVIQDSKAFKRKKWKYLILDEAHLIKNWKSQRWQTLLNFNSKRRILLTGTPLQNDLMELWSLMHFLMPHVFQSHQEFKDWFCNPISGMVEGQDKVNKEVIDRLHNVLRPFILRRLKRDVEKQLPQKHEHVIYCRLSRRQRNLYEDFIANSETQATLTSGNYFGMISIIMQLRKVCNHPDLFEGRPIISSFDMAGINMQISSSVCMVLDKGPFSQADLSDMNLVFTQNEFNMTSWEVDEVADAFSPGITSRGSGAEFSCSNKDGQRGIGKNIFEEIQKALQEERMKEAKERAASIAWWNRIRCQKRPVYGTNIRELLTIRHPICDVLEKKSNPLCHMEFSSSLADLVLSSVERFNKMLGFIESFTFAIPAARAATPICWCKKRKSPVLLEPAYREQCMNEFSPILSPIRPAIVRRQVYFPDRRLIQFDCGKLQELAILLRRLKSEGHRALIFTQMTKMLDTLEEFINLYGYTYLRLDGSTQPEERQTLMQRFNTNPKYFLFILSTRSGGVGVNLVGADTVIFYDSDWNPAMDQQAQDRCHRIGQTREVNIYRLISESTIEENILKKANQKRALDDLVIQRGSYNTEFFKKLDPMEFFSGHAPLNVEDQQKDRSMPSVVSNETGLALSNADVEAAIRQAEDEADYMALKRLEQEEAADNQEFSEEAAGRLEDDELVNEEAKPDEHCSAEHKHQCSDVDNDKSVALPVNQLDEEKALRLAAGDGDMDMLADVKQMAAAAAAAGQASSSFENQLRPIDRYAMRFLELWDPIIDKAAVNYQANVVEEEWELERIEKLKEDLEAEIDEDQEPLSYETWDVDFATTAYRQHVEALAKKQLLEEQEKQACKAAKELEETNDIISHRKKSKKNKRKAGKFKSLKRGRLSSESEAMLDETSVDTMSIDGNAPSPELISDESPHHCSHKRKKMVSRNEEVNSSSRSLKKFKKAPKSNCISESSSHKHLLEGKQLKLMDEVNFSDPKLVSIRSDGRISTPCMPVKRVMVIKPERLKRKGLIWPRDCVPDSWTNEEDAVLCGTVHEYGPVWELASEFLHSIPGGAFYRGRYRHPVHCCERFRELICKHVLSAMDNTNSEKVPSGTGKAILKVSEDQTQMLLNAISEIPNNELLLQKHFMAILSSVWRSKCGHEPRRVTSTCSSALNKPVRLNEKWSMTNYRPTSNLIKTALADAQAQCPRAVLPRNQESGRNYLELVLDFRTDQHAYEADFPSVVNVSILEPEPVKRAIVQVDQSLLSGLSHRNAEKRFRIASEACFDGEGSHWASSAFHVYDAARHKSGPKSVGKHKTSSESGRPAKSKIQRTTEPQDVPTAMNDFLRAPGQLLASAAEFHIAQSLSDFGINDSEFTCFHDLPLETDTEFAPCQYELASLPGIEELDPLSDFTDIG; from the exons ATGGCATCAAAAGGTGCCCGGTCAAAGCTAGATCATGAGACTAGAGCTAGACGCAAGAAG GCTCTTGAAGCTCCAAGGGAGCCTCGGAAGCCAAAAGTTCACTGGGACCATGTTCTTGGGGAAATGGTTTGGCTGGCAAAG GAGTTTGAGTCTGAGAGAAAATGGAAGTTGTCCATGGCTAAAAAGATTGCTCAAAGGGCCAACATGGGTATAGTCGACCAGGCAACAAAGGATGAGAAAAAACAGAAG GAGGGGGAATATCGCCTGAGAAAAGTCGCCCTAAATATTTCTAAGGACGTGAAGAAGTTCTGGACCAAGATAGAGAAGTTG GTTCTCTATAAGAATCAACTAGAGGTtgaggaaaggaagaaaaaggcCCTCGATAAGCAGCTTGATTTCCTTTTAGGTCAGACTGAAAG ATATTCTACAATGTTGGCTGAAAACCTTGTGGATGTTCCCCATCTGCAAACACAGGAAAATGGACCGCTGCAGACAAATTTACCATCCCAGGAGGAAGTAGCAGAACCTTCGCAGACTAATCAACCATCGCTGGAGGAAGTTGCAGATCCTTTGCAGACAAATCAACCATTCCATGAGGAAGTAGCCGAAGAGAACACAAATGCGCTAATGCATGATGATCTAG ATAAAATGGAAATTGATGATGATTACAATAGCTCCTTGAATGAAGAGCCG GAAGATGATGAGCACACAATTGATGAGGATGAAGCTCAAATCACGGAGGCTGAGCGCAATGAAGAATTAGCTGCTTTGCAGGCAGAAGCTGATCTACCACTGGATGATATTCTCAAGTTGTATGCCAAAACCAAAG TTAGCAGGGAGAGCAGTCCGGATAGCAAAGATACTTTCAGTAAGTCAGATTTAAAGAATTTGATGAAAG ATCCTTCAAACCAAGCTAATGGCTGTAATCATGAATCTGGTGGTACTTCAAGTGATGAAGGCAATTCTTCCGAGGAAGTTGATGATAGCTACTCTTACACTGAGTTTGTGAAGAAGAATCAT GGGAAAAGTAATGGCAGCATCTCCTCTGTTGGTGAGCAG GGGGACAAAGATTATGTTGCTGCTGATGAAGGAAAG GATGATGAAGCAACTTTATCTGAAGAGGAAGAGCTGGCAAAGGGAGACAGCCCTGATCCTCTGGATGAG ATAAAATTACTGCAGAAAGAGAGTGAGATCCCACTAGAGGAACTTCTTGCGAGGTACCAAATG GATGGCTACGCAGATGGCGTAACAACAGAATTGGAGAATTCACCTACACATTATAATGAAGAGGTTAATACTGACATGTCTCTGGATGGTCAATCTGTGGACATTTTGAAACTGAACAATGACATGCTCGAAAATCACGAAATAACAGACATGCTGGAAAGAAAGCTTGTGAGCGGTAATGCCCTGCAACCAGAGATAGTACCAGAATCTAGCGTACAAGGATGTTCTGTTAAAGAAGATGAACTGACTGATGCTAAGGTGGCCAATGAGGAAACTGGTGACAGTGTAATtgatgatgctgctgctgctgcaagatCAGCACAACCAACTGGGAACACCTTCTCAACAACAAGCGTACGCACGAAATTCCCATTCCTCCTCAAGCATTCTCTTCGGGAATACCAGCATATTGGCTTGGATTGGTTGGTTGCTATGTATGAAAAGAGGCTGAATGGAATTCTAGCAGATGAAATGGGTTTAGGAAAGACGATAATGACTATCTCCTTGCTGGCACACCTTGCATGTGAGAAGGGGATATGGGGCCCACATCTTATTGTTGTCCCAACCAGTGTTATGTTAAATTGGGAAACTGAATTTCTGAAGTGGTGTCCTGCCTTTAAAATACTGACTTATTTTGGAAGTGCAAAGGAGAGAAAGCAGAAACGTCAGGGTTGGATGAAACCAAATTTTTTCCATGTATGCATCACGACATACAGACTTGTTATTCAGGACTCCAAAGCGTTCAAGCGAAAAAAGTGGAAGTATCTTATTCTTGATGAGGCTCATCTGATAAAGAACTGGAAATCACAAAGATGGCAGACTCTGCTAAATTTTAATTCAAAACGACGTATTCTTTTGACTGGAACTCCTTTGCAAAATGACCTTATGGAACTTTGGTCTCTCATGCATTTTTTGATGCCCCATGTATTCCAGTCTCACCAAGAGTTCAAGGATTGGTTCTGCAATCCAATTTCAGGAATGGTGGAGGGCCAAGACAAGGTAAACAAGGAAGTTATAGATCGGTTGCACAATGTCCTTCGTCCATTTATACTACGCCGATTGAAACGAGATGTTGAGAAACAGTTACCACAGAAGCATGAGCATGTCATCTATTGCCGActttcaagaaggcaaagaaacTTGTATGAAGATTTTATTGCCAACTCAGAGACACAAGCAACACTGACAAGTGGGAATTATTTTGGTATGATTAGTATCATTATGCAACTCAGAAAGGTTTGTAACCACCCAGATCTTTTTGAAGGCCGTCCAATTATCAGCTCATTTGACATGGCAGGAATTAACATGCAGATCAGCTCTTCTGTTTGTATGGTCCTTGATAAGGGGCCATTTTCTCAGGCTGATCTATCTGATATGAACCTTGTATTTACCCAAAATGAATTTAATATGACTTCTTGGGAGGTGGATGAGGTTGCTGATGCCTTTTCTCCAGGCATCACCTCTAGGGGCTCTGGTGCAGAGTTCTCCTGCTCTAACAAGGATGGTCAGAGAGGTattggaaaaaatatttttgaagaaattcaGAAAGCCTTGCAGGAGGAGAGAATGAAAGAAGCCAAAGAAAGAGCAGCTTCAATTGCATGGTGGAATAGGATAAGATGCCAGAAGAGGCCTGTTTATGGCACAAACATTAGAGAGCTTCTGACCATAAGACACCCTATCTGTGATGTTCTTGAGAAGAAGAGCAATCCCTTGTGCCACATGGAATTTTCCTCGAGTCTTGCAGATCTTGTTCTTTCATCAGTGGAACGCTTCAATAAAATGCTTGGCTTTATTGAATCATTTACTTTTGCAATTCCTGCTGCACGGGCAGCTACTCCTATTTGCTGGTGCAAAAAAAGGAAGTCTCCTGTTCTTCTTGAACCAGCATACAGAGAACAATGCATGAATGAGTTCTCTCCCATTCTCTCTCCTATCAGGCCTGCAATTGTCCGCcgtcaagtgtactttcctgACAGACGTTTGATCCAGTTTGATTGTGGGAAGTTGCAGGAGCTTGCTATTTTGCTGAGACGTTTGAAGTCAGAAGGACACAGGGCCTTGATATTTACTCAGATGACTAAGATGCTTGATACTCTGGAGGAGTTCATTAATTTGTATGGGTATACATATTTGCGGTTAGATGGTTCTACCCAGCCAGAAGAGAGGCAGACACTAATGCAGAGGTTTAATACAAACCCgaagtattttcttttcattttatcCACTCGTAGTGGTGGTGTGGGAGTCAACCTAGTAGGAGCAGACACTGTTATATTCTATGACAGTGACTGGAACCCTGCAATGGATCAACAAGCCCAAGACAGATGTCACAGGATAGGACAAACTCGGGAAGTTAACATCTATAGACTAATTAGTGAAAGCACTATAGAGGAGAATATTCTCAAGAAAGCAAATCAGAAGCGGGCTCTTGATGATTTAGTGATACAACGTGGTAGTTACAATACAGAATTCTTCAAGAAGCTTGACCCTATGGAGTTCTTTTCTGGCCATGCACCTCTTAATGTCGAAGATCAGCAGAAGGATCGCTCTATGCCTTCTGTAGTCTCAAATGAAACAGGTCTTGCGCTGTCAAACGCGGATGTTGAAGCAGCTATTAGACAAGCAGAGGATGAAGCTGACTATATGGCTCTGAAAAGGTTGGAGCAGGAAGAGGCTGCAGACAATCAAGAATTTAGTGAGGAGGCTGCTGGAAGACTAGAAGATGACGAGCTTGTAAATGAGGAAGCGAAACCTGACGAGCACTGTAGTGCAGAGCATAAACATCAATGTTCTGATGTGGATAACGACAAAAGTGTTGCTTTACCTGTGAACCAATTAGATGAAGAAAAGGCTCTTAGATTGGCTGCAGGTGATGGAGATATGGACATGCTTGCTGATGTCAAGCAGATGGCTgccgcagctgctgcagcagggCAAGCGAGTTCATCTTTCGAAAATCAGCTCCGGCCAATTGATAGATATGCAATGCGGTTTTTGGAGCTCTGGGATCCTATAATTGACAAAGCTGCTGTAAACTATCAGGCGAATGTTGTAGAGGAAGAATGGGAACTTGAACGCATTGAAAAACTCAAAGAGGATTTAGAAGCAGAAATTGATGAAGACCAGGAACCACTTTCTTATGAGA CATGGGATGTTGATTTTGCTACTACAGCGTATCGCCAACATGTTGAGGCTCTAGCTAAAAAGCAG TTGTTGGAAGAGCAGGAAAAACAAGCTTGTAAAGCAGCCAAAGAGTTGGAGGAAACAAATGATATAATTAG TCACCGCAAAAAgtcaaagaagaacaaaagaaaggcAGGCAAGTTTAAATCCTTAAAAAGGGGACGTTTGTCATCTGAGTCAGAGGCCATGCTTGATGAAACTTCTGTTGATACTATGAGTATTGATGGCAATGCACCCTCGCCAGAGCTTATTAGTGATGAATCACCACACCATTGTTCTCATAAGCGTAAAAAGATGGTGTCTAGAAATGAGGAAGTCAACAGCAGTAGCAGAAGCCTGAAGAAGTTTAAGAAAGCCCCCAAGTCAAATTGTATTTCGGAATCCTCATCGCATAAGCACTTGCTTGAAGGCAAGCAGCTTAAGTTGATGGACGAAGTTAATTTTTCTGATCCCAAATTGGTGAGCATTAGGAGTGATGGCCGGATTTCCACCCCTTGCATGCCAGTAAAACGTGTTATGGTAATTAAGCCTGAGAGGTTGAAGAGGAAGGGTCTTATATGGCCTCGAGATTGTGTGCCTGATTCATGGACTAATGAGGAAGATGCGGTTCTTTGTGGAACTGTACATGAGTACGGTCCTGTTTGGGAGCTGGCTAGTGAGTTTCTTCATTCCATACCGGGTGGTGCATTTTATAGGGGAAGATACCGTCATCCTGTGCATTGCTGTGAGAGATTCCGAGAATTAATCTGCAAACATGTATTGTCTGCAATGGACAATACGAACAGTGAGAAGGTTCCTTCTGGTACTGGGAAGGCTATCTTGAAAGTATCTGAG GACCAAACTCAGATGTTGTTGAATGCGATCAGTGAAATTCCTAACAATGAGCTGCTTCTCCAGAAACATTTCATGGCCATACTTTCTTCTGTTTGGAGATCCAAATGTGGTCATGAACCCCGCCGTGTTACAAGTACTTGCTCGAGTGCACTCAATAAGCCTGTTAGATTGAATGAGAAGTGGTCCATGACAAACTACAGACCAACCTCTAATCTCATAAAGACAGCCCTCGCAGATGCTCAGGCCCAATGTCCAAGAGCGGTACTACCAAGGAACCAGGAATCCGGCCGGAACTATTTGGAGTTAGTTTTGGATTTCCGGACAGATCAACATGCTTATGAGGCAGACTTTCCATCTGTAGTGAATGTGTCCATTCTAGAACCAGAACCTGTTAAACGTGCCATTGTTCAGGTGGACCAATCACTGTTGTCTGGACTTTCTCATAGGAATGCTGAGAAGAGATTCAG GATAGCATCTGAAGCTTGTTTTGATGGGGAAGGATCTCATTGGGCATCGTCTGCTTTCCACGTTTATGATGCTGCTCGGCATAAGTCTGGCCCAAAGTCTGTTGGAAAGCACAAAACATCTTCAGAATCAGGAAGACCTGCAAAATCTAAAATTCAGAGGACTACTGAACCGCAGGATGTGCCAACTGCTATGAATGATTTTCTCCGGGCTCCGGGTCAACTTTTGGCAAGTGCAGCTGAGTTCCACATTGCGCAGTCCCTCTCTGACTTTGGCATTAATGATTCTGAGTTCACCTGCTTCCATGATCTTCCTCTAGAGACTGACACCGAGTTCGCCCCTTGCCAGTATGAGCTTGCTTCCCTTCCTGGTATCGAGGAGTTGGATCCTCTTTCAGATTTCACAGACATCGGATGA